A single genomic interval of Theropithecus gelada isolate Dixy chromosome 16, Tgel_1.0, whole genome shotgun sequence harbors:
- the LOC112610169 gene encoding olfactory receptor 1L6-like — protein MAPTNLTSAPVFLLLGLVDGTDAHPLLFLLFLGIYLLNALSNLSMVVLVRCDGALRSPMYYFLGHLSLVDVCFTTVTVPRLLAGLLHPGQAISFQACFAQMYFAQMYFFVALGITESYLLAAMSYDRATAVCRPLRYGALMTPWRCAALVRASWAVAHLHSLLHTLLLSALSYPRAAPVRHFFCDMAVMLSVATSDTSAAETAIFSEGLTVVLAPLLLVFLSYARILVAVLRLRSAGGRRRVFSTCGAHLVAVALFFGSVLSVYFRPSSAYSARYDRLAGVVYAVITPTLNPFIYSLRNKEVKSALKRVLRWRAARQEA, from the coding sequence ATGGCTCCGACCAACCTCACATCTGCCCCCGTGTTCCTCCTCCTCGGCCTGGTGGACGGAACAGACGCCCACCCGCTGCTGTTCCTGCTGTTCCTTGGCATCTATCTGCTCAACGCCCTGAGCaacctgagcatggtggtgctGGTGAGGTGCGACGGGGCCCTCCGCTCCCCCATGTATTACTTCTTGGGTCACCTGAGCCTCGTGGACGTCTGCTTTACCACCGTCACGGTCCCCAGGCTGCTGGCCGGTCTGCTCCACCCGGGCCAGGCCATATCCTTCCAGGCGTGCTTTGCCCAGATGTACTTTGCCCAGATGTACTTCTTCGTGGCTCTGGGCATCACCGAGAGCTACCTCCTGGCGGCCATGTCCTACGACCGCGCGACGGCGGTGTGCAGGCCCCTGCGCTACGGCGCGCTGATGACGCCATGGCGCTGCGCCGCGCTGGTGCGTGCGTCGTGGGCCGTCGCGCACCTGCACTCACTGCTGCACACGCTGCTCCTCTCCGCGCTTTCCTACCCGCGCGCCGCCCCCGTGCGCCACTTCTTTTGCGACATGGCGGTAATGCTGAGCGTGGCGACCTCGGACACGTCCGCCGCGGAGACCGCCATCTTTTCCGAGGGCCTGACCGTGGTGTTGGCCCCGCTGCTCCTCGTGTTCCTCTCCTACGCGCGCATCCTGGTCGCGGTGCTGCGCTTGCGCTCGGCCGGCGGCCGGCGCCGCGTCTTCTCCACCTGCGGGGCCCACCTGGTGGCGGTGGCGCTTTTCTTCGGCTCTGTCCTCTCCGTGTATTTCCGGCCGTCGTCTGCCTACTCGGCCCGCTACGACCGCCTGGCTGGTGTGGTCTACGCGGTCATCACGCCGACCTTGAACCCTTTCATCTACAGCCTTCGCAACAAGGAGGTCAAGAGCGCTCTGAAAAGGGTGCTCAGATGGAGGGCTGCACGCCAAGAGGCGTGA